A window from Kovacikia minuta CCNUW1 encodes these proteins:
- the pntB gene encoding Re/Si-specific NAD(P)(+) transhydrogenase subunit beta has product MSNNLQTVAYIAASALFILSLGGLSNQETARRGNIFGIAGMLIAFVVTAISSVSAYGLLLGVIVPGAIIGSIVASRVAMTSMPELVAILHSFVGLAAVLVGIANYLNPDSSLTGVEATIHEIEIFIGVFIGAVTFTGSIIAFGKLRGIISSKPLMLPARHFLNLGMLAACLWLGYEFMGGSLLSGLQALLVMATIACVLGVHLVMAIGGADMPVVISMLNSYSGWAAAAAGFMLSNDLLIITGALVGSSGAILSYIMCSAMNRSFISVILGGFGAGTSSASQAAQPAGEVNATTIEETAELLEDAKSVIIVPGYGMAVAQAQYPISEITKRLRESGVSVRFGIHPVAGRMPGHMNVLLAEANVPYDIVLEMEEINEDFPETYVVLVVGANDTVNSSALEDPNSPIAGMPVLEVWKSKTVVVMKRSMASGYAGVDNPVFYKENTRMLFGDARKNVDSILGHISNRALAGTRA; this is encoded by the coding sequence ATGTCCAATAACCTGCAAACGGTTGCCTACATCGCAGCAAGTGCTTTATTTATCCTCAGCCTGGGGGGATTGTCGAACCAGGAAACCGCACGACGTGGGAACATTTTCGGCATTGCCGGGATGCTAATTGCCTTTGTTGTCACTGCAATTAGTAGCGTCAGTGCCTATGGTTTACTTTTAGGTGTAATTGTGCCAGGGGCAATCATTGGGTCTATTGTTGCCTCGCGGGTAGCAATGACCTCCATGCCAGAACTGGTAGCCATCCTGCACAGTTTTGTGGGGTTGGCGGCTGTGCTGGTGGGGATTGCCAACTACCTCAACCCCGACTCCAGCCTGACAGGCGTTGAGGCAACCATTCATGAAATTGAAATCTTTATTGGCGTCTTTATTGGAGCAGTGACCTTTACCGGGTCAATTATTGCCTTTGGCAAATTGCGCGGGATCATCAGCAGTAAGCCACTGATGTTGCCAGCCCGCCACTTTCTGAATCTAGGAATGTTAGCGGCGTGTCTCTGGTTGGGCTATGAGTTTATGGGGGGCAGTCTGCTATCTGGGTTGCAAGCCCTGCTGGTTATGGCGACGATCGCATGTGTGCTGGGGGTTCACCTGGTCATGGCGATCGGTGGAGCCGATATGCCTGTGGTCATCTCCATGCTCAACAGCTACTCTGGCTGGGCAGCAGCAGCAGCAGGATTTATGCTCTCCAACGACCTGCTGATCATTACGGGCGCACTGGTGGGTAGTAGCGGTGCCATCCTCAGCTACATCATGTGCAGTGCCATGAATCGCTCCTTTATCAGCGTCATTTTAGGGGGATTTGGGGCTGGAACCTCGTCTGCGAGTCAGGCTGCCCAACCTGCCGGAGAAGTGAATGCCACGACGATCGAGGAAACCGCCGAACTGCTGGAAGATGCCAAGAGCGTTATCATCGTCCCTGGTTATGGGATGGCAGTTGCGCAGGCACAATACCCCATCTCGGAAATTACCAAACGTCTCCGAGAAAGTGGTGTGAGTGTTCGCTTTGGAATCCATCCCGTGGCTGGACGCATGCCAGGGCACATGAATGTCCTGTTGGCGGAAGCAAATGTGCCCTACGACATCGTGCTGGAGATGGAAGAAATCAACGAGGATTTTCCGGAAACATACGTGGTGCTGGTTGTTGGCGCAAACGATACGGTCAACTCCAGCGCGCTTGAAGATCCAAATAGTCCGATCGCCGGAATGCCCGTTTTAGAAGTCTGGAAATCCAAAACCGTTGTGGTGATGAAACGCAGCATGGCGAGTGGCTATGCGGGAGTAGACAATCCCGTGTTCTATAAGGAAAACACGCGCATGTTGTTTGGGGATGCGCGTAAAAATGTGGATTCCATCCTTGGACATATCAGCAACCGTGCCCTGGCGGGAACGCGAGCCTAA
- the pntA gene encoding Re/Si-specific NAD(P)(+) transhydrogenase subunit alpha, with product MTITAENTAEKTIEPSETPLVEAKETKKIGIPKEVYPNECRVAATPDTAKILQKMGFKVLVESGAGQAANFLDSAYEQVGCQIVPDAQTLWQSADVFLKVRPPEMNSTLGKHEVELLPEGGTLISFIYPAQNAELLNQLANRKATVLAMDAIPRISRAQKLDALSSMANIAGYRAVIEAANNFGRFFTGQITAAGKVPPAKVMIIGAGVAGLAAIGTAKGLGAIVRAFDTRPVVKEQVQSLGAEFLELDFAEDGTGQGGYAKVMSEEFIKAEMALFAAQAKEVDIIITTALIPGRRAPVLITREMVESMKEGSVVVDMAAEQGGNCEVTKPGEVYRYNGVTIIGLTDLPSRMANQASQLYGKNLCYLLEDMGGGTDYKVDLEDEVIRGALVLHNGEITYPPPKPPAPPEAPKPAPAPVAATPSTQAEPTPSSQVNTGLLWLILAGLALVGLGAVVPPSFLSHFTVFVLACFVGYQVIWNVSPSLHTPLMSVTNAISGIIIIGGMLQISGSPTSATTILGAIAILIGTINISGGFLVTQRMLKMFQKK from the coding sequence ATGACCATTACTGCTGAAAATACCGCTGAGAAAACGATTGAACCGAGTGAAACTCCTTTGGTAGAAGCGAAAGAAACCAAAAAAATTGGAATTCCAAAGGAAGTTTATCCGAATGAGTGCCGGGTCGCTGCTACGCCGGATACTGCCAAAATTTTGCAAAAGATGGGGTTTAAAGTTCTGGTAGAAAGTGGCGCGGGACAAGCTGCCAATTTTTTGGATAGTGCCTATGAACAAGTAGGCTGCCAGATTGTGCCCGATGCCCAAACCCTTTGGCAATCCGCGGATGTTTTCCTGAAGGTGCGTCCCCCTGAAATGAATTCCACCCTTGGCAAGCATGAAGTCGAATTGTTGCCAGAGGGCGGAACCCTGATCAGTTTTATCTATCCAGCCCAAAATGCTGAATTACTGAATCAACTGGCAAATCGCAAAGCAACCGTATTGGCGATGGATGCCATTCCCCGCATTTCCCGCGCTCAGAAGTTAGATGCCCTTAGCTCAATGGCAAACATTGCGGGCTATCGAGCGGTAATTGAGGCGGCAAATAACTTTGGACGCTTCTTTACAGGGCAGATTACTGCCGCTGGAAAGGTTCCCCCTGCCAAAGTGATGATTATCGGTGCGGGGGTGGCTGGTTTGGCTGCGATCGGAACTGCCAAGGGGCTAGGGGCGATCGTGCGCGCATTTGATACCCGTCCTGTGGTCAAAGAACAGGTGCAAAGTCTGGGAGCCGAGTTCCTGGAATTGGACTTTGCCGAAGATGGAACGGGGCAGGGTGGCTACGCCAAGGTGATGAGTGAAGAGTTCATCAAAGCAGAGATGGCGCTGTTTGCCGCCCAGGCAAAAGAAGTAGATATCATTATCACCACTGCCCTGATTCCAGGTCGAAGAGCACCCGTGCTGATTACCCGCGAGATGGTAGAGAGCATGAAGGAAGGCTCGGTTGTGGTGGATATGGCAGCAGAACAGGGCGGCAACTGTGAAGTTACCAAACCCGGTGAGGTTTATCGCTACAACGGCGTCACTATCATTGGTCTAACCGATCTGCCCAGTCGGATGGCGAATCAAGCCAGCCAGCTTTACGGCAAGAACCTGTGTTACCTCCTGGAAGACATGGGGGGAGGGACTGACTACAAGGTGGATCTGGAAGATGAGGTTATTCGTGGTGCTCTGGTGCTGCACAACGGCGAGATTACCTACCCACCCCCCAAACCGCCCGCTCCGCCGGAAGCGCCCAAACCCGCTCCTGCCCCCGTTGCCGCGACCCCATCTACTCAAGCTGAACCCACTCCGTCTTCCCAGGTGAATACAGGATTGCTGTGGTTGATCCTGGCGGGCTTAGCCCTGGTTGGTCTGGGTGCCGTCGTGCCTCCCTCATTCCTGTCCCACTTCACGGTCTTTGTTCTGGCTTGTTTCGTTGGCTATCAGGTGATCTGGAATGTTTCGCCCTCCCTGCACACTCCTTTAATGAGTGTGACCAACGCCATTAGCGGCATCATCATCATTGGTGGCATGCTCCAGATCTCCGGCTCACCGACTTCCGCGACGACCATCCTGGGTGCGATCGCCATCCTCATCGGCACCATCAACATCTCTGGTGGCTTCCTGGTCACCCAACGGATGTTGAAAATGTTTCAGAAGAAATAG
- a CDS encoding DUF2808 domain-containing protein, whose amino-acid sequence MFSKSFVRRALSGLAIAGCLVVGLPTLSFADGLPGFTLWGGVKGEDSLNFRLDFGGRAGSWDRYRLRIPAKKMKLAVEQFAISYPDYYKGEFDTKNVEVIVKDKSIKLQEVRWNKDNHLLEIYPEEPIPAGSGVEIQLANVRNPSFGGMFYFNCQVLSPGDVPLLRYLGTWVITIS is encoded by the coding sequence ATGTTTTCTAAATCTTTTGTACGACGTGCCCTATCGGGCTTGGCGATCGCAGGTTGTTTGGTCGTGGGTCTACCTACCCTCAGCTTTGCAGATGGTCTACCTGGATTTACCCTGTGGGGAGGGGTTAAGGGTGAAGATAGCCTTAACTTTCGGCTGGATTTCGGTGGCAGAGCAGGGTCTTGGGACCGCTATCGCCTTAGAATTCCGGCAAAGAAAATGAAGTTGGCGGTCGAACAGTTTGCCATTTCCTATCCCGACTACTACAAGGGGGAATTTGATACCAAAAATGTCGAAGTGATTGTTAAGGACAAGTCCATCAAGCTGCAAGAGGTGAGATGGAATAAGGACAATCACCTGCTTGAAATCTATCCGGAAGAACCCATCCCGGCTGGTAGCGGTGTCGAAATTCAACTCGCCAATGTACGCAACCCCAGCTTTGGGGGCATGTTCTATTTCAACTGTCAAGTTCTTTCGCCGGGAGACGTTCCCCTCTTGCGTTACCTGGGTACTTGGGTGATTACGATTTCTTAG
- a CDS encoding CGLD27 family protein, translating into MTKKTAISSCPVPFEQQPLNEYRELKDSWFFSWATLEMPHYAKKLVWIWVWSWAIAGPVVAASFLPAKYPVQFFLMGTAGASIFLCLILLHLYLGWSYICSRLSNATVFYEESGWYDGQTWSKPLEVQAQDHLVVTYQVQPVLKRLKQTLGILALLLVTDGLMWQWFKN; encoded by the coding sequence TTGACTAAGAAAACGGCTATTTCTTCTTGCCCGGTTCCTTTCGAGCAGCAGCCTTTGAATGAGTATCGGGAGCTTAAGGATTCCTGGTTTTTTAGCTGGGCAACCCTGGAGATGCCGCACTATGCCAAAAAACTGGTGTGGATTTGGGTTTGGAGTTGGGCGATCGCAGGTCCAGTCGTTGCTGCCAGTTTCTTGCCCGCTAAATATCCTGTTCAGTTTTTCCTGATGGGAACTGCTGGAGCCAGCATTTTCCTTTGCTTGATCCTTCTTCACCTTTACTTGGGCTGGTCCTATATCTGTTCGCGGCTTTCGAATGCCACGGTTTTCTATGAAGAATCGGGCTGGTATGACGGTCAAACCTGGTCTAAACCACTTGAGGTGCAAGCTCAAGACCATTTAGTTGTAACGTACCAGGTTCAACCCGTTCTTAAGCGTTTAAAGCAAACTCTGGGAATTCTGGCACTGTTATTGGTCACGGATGGATTGATGTGGCAGTGGTTTAAGAATTGA